CCAGAAGGTATTTAGGCAGGATCTGGTGCCCTGGATACCACCCCTCCACCTGGCACcatggagctgggaggggccttCACCATCTTTCTGGCACTCTGCTTGTCTTGTCTCCTCATCCTCATCGCCTGGAAACGGATCAGCAAGGGGGGAAAGCTACCCCCTGGTCCCACACCGATACCTTTCCTGGGGAACCTGTTGCAAGTTCGTACTGATGCCACTTTTCAGTCTTTCATGAAGGTGAGTCTGTCTACTCCTCTCGCAGAGCTGGAAGCAACTAATTCTCTAAACAGATCATGTAGGACTTTCTGACTTCTAAAACACAGACTCTTGGAAACACAGACTTTATGAGCCGTAGATTTCTGGAATTCCAGAATCTTAAAGTCTTGGAAACGCAGACTCCTAGCACATTGGAACTTAAGACTCTCAAAATCTCAAGACTTTGGAAGGAAagtattttctatctttaaacACAGAACTCTTGCACTCTGTTGGTCTTCAAACTTTGAGACTCAGTATCATGAAATCTTATGATTCTAGAAATTTAGCATTTCAGAGGGAGAAGCATGGATCTTGGAGTTCCATCTCATCTAGGTCCATCATTTTACAGACGTGGAAACCAAGGCTTGTGGAGGTGTTGGGGGAATTTGCCCAGGATCACAGAAGTCAAGACTTCTGTATCTTTTTCTCAATAGTCTTTCCCAGCCCAGGACTCACCTTAACtgttatttctgcatttttatctCCTTGAAATCTCCATCCCCTAAAATCCTCAATTGGTTGTTACTTGGTACGCAAATCAGCCCCCTCCTCTTATGTCTTCCTTCACTTCCAGCTCAGGGAGAAATATGGTCCAGTCTTCACCGTGTACATGGGTCCCCGGCCAGTAGTTGTTTTGTGTGGACATGAAGCAGTGAAGGAGGCCCTGGTAGACCGAGCAGATGAGTTCAGTGGCCGTGGAGAATTGGCTTCAATAGAGCGAAACTTCCAAGGTTATGGTAGGTAAcatcagcaataaaaacaaaatgtaatcaCACGGTGTAATGCTCTTCCTAAGTCCTATCCAGCTTCTTTGGTAAGTACTCTAAATGAATTATCGCAGTGACTCCTTTGAGAGAGCTATTAATGCCCTActaattttgcaaatgaggaagtTGAGGATGAGAAAGTTTAGGTTATAACAGTAAGTGGTAGAACCATTTTATTTCAAACCTAAACCATCTGACTCCAGAGTATCTTCTGTGTAActtgtgttcttatttttaatggattagTGACATTGTGCACTCACTCAAGCCCTCACAGCCAACCTTACTTCTTATTTTCCTAAACATACACTTACACCCAATTCATTGGTCTCTACCTCCTCCATTCAGACAGACACCTTTCTAATGTTACCTATTCATCCATCTCTAACTGCCCACATCCTTCAATTCCAAGCAGCCTCACACTATTTTTTTGATACTTCCATCCTTATACTttcccttccatccatccatttttccATTGATCCATACATCCACCAAAAAATCCATTCATTAATCAGACTTTCTATACAAATATTTTCCATCCAATTTATCTATACAGCTATCAAGTAACTTTCTGTTTACCCATCTATCCATCATTCCATCATCCATTTATCCTTCCATCATTTATCCACCCATTAATATTTCAGTCATCCATGTTCCTTCCAATGATTTATCCATCCATCTCAGACCATCCATCCATTAACCCTTTGcccattctttaaatttttcatccaCCCAACCACCAGTCATTCTAGTCATAAACTCTTCCTCCCATTCATTAATCTgccaaaattatttcattaaacttCCAAACATTAATTCACCTATCCACGCACATCCAGGAATTTCTAAATACTTCTTACTGCCTGGTAAGTCCTTTTGTTTAGATATATTGAGGTACAGATGTGATCTTCTAGAGAATCCAAGTAGTATGGAGAAAATAGGCATGTCCCCATTCCAGGGCTCTCTATGTGCCATTCTGTCTATAGCTCCCTCCATGTTCCCATGCATCTATCCAGTGATTTGTCCAGTGCTAGGTCTCTATCCTGTAAGAAATGCTCCTTGATCTCCCCCAGTCATCACTAGCCTGATTCCCTGTCCTTCACCTCAGTCCTGGACTGTTTTTGAGGGTCCTCTAGGGATGGAACTTTAGCTCTCCCCACTAAGCCTGGGAGGTTGAAGGGGCTTCCTCAAAAGCAGAGTCTACAGATGCCACGTTCTAGCACCTTCCCAGTCCAGCACACAGTTGGGCAcaaaaaggagaggagacaggagccTGACACTGAGACTCTGGCAGGTGTAGCTCTGGCTAACGGAGAACGATGGAGGATTCTCCGACGCTTCTCCCTGACCATTCTTCGGGACTTCGGGATGGGAAAGCGGAGCATTGAGGAGCGGATCCAGGAGGAGGCTGGCTTTCTCCTAGAAGAATTACGCAAGACCAAGGGTATGGGGGATGCAAGGGGGTGGGCTACAAGGGGACTGGGTTGCTGTGGAGCGCTCAGTCGTGAGAAGATGGGCCTTGGTGGGAGAAAGCTTTGAGATGGAAGAGGATGAAAAAGATTAAAGATTTATTGAGGTTTCCAGCCAGGTTTCATGTTAAAAGTTAACATGGAGAGCAGTCCCTCTGAGCTGAGaagctgtctcctgggcttgaagTTCTCAGAAAGTCtgcagaataaaacataattcttaacttaaaaacaaaaaaagttaacatgAAAGATCCTTAGAAACCACTTGACCAGAAGATTTAATCAATGGATCTGCAGGAGTTTTTGAGCTCCTGATATCACTTGGGCAATATGTGAGTTTCTGCCTTTTTCTGGTGacaagatttaaattttattacatcggtctacctacctacctgtctTCTACCTAGCTGGGTAgatattcacacatacacatacaaaaacaCGTAATTTTGGGAAACACTATTTCTAAGTGTACCGTTCAGTAGTGTTACATATATTCACAATGCTGAGAAACAGTTCTTTAGAACTACTTTTCTATCgtgcaaatctgaaactctataccatttcattatatttttaaaggaatccaTTGCCCACACAAAAATAAGGTCTGGAAAGGCTGGGGtttagagaaaaaagacacagaggtagagaaatacagagatgaatagATTAGATACAGAAATCTAAATTAAAGattcctcctctgggctccctggaggCTAAATGGTCTGCACAAAGACTCAAATGTCCATGTACCCCCAGAAACTTATATGCAAAACTGcatatgtgtgaatatatgcATTGTCCTTGAGAAATTGTCCCCAGATCCACTGACCTGACTGGTGTCCTGTTCTACAGATGGTGCAACTGAGACCAAGGGAAGGATTTTCTTAATAGCTCAATCATAGAGGTAGACAGAATCCAGCcatccttttttttgtttgttttaatgtgccCTTTACCACTTCTTTCCCAAATCTGTGAGTCTCCAGTACAAACAATTAAAtactaataacaaaaaataatgattaagCTCAATCAGCATTTCTTGGGtgtttactacatgccaggcgaggtgctaagcattttacatggaTAATTACATTGAATTTTCATGAGCCAATGAAGTGGCTACTAAATTAACTTGCAAATTAGGAAAGCTAGATTAAAAACCCAAAAATGAAGTAACCAACCAATGCTATTAAGCAGTTGAGCCAGGATTCCTATCTGCGACTGAATGATTTCACATCCCATGTTCCTAAGCATGGCCCCCAACAAAGACAATTTCCATCACCCAGGTACCCCCATCGAACCCACCTTCTTCCTGAGCCGCACTGTCTCCAACGTCATCAGTTCTGTTGTCTTCGGAAGCCGCTTTGACTATGAGGACAAGCAGTTCCTGAAGCTGCTGCAGATGATCAATGAGAGTTTCATTGAGATGAGCACACCCTGGGCCCAGGTGCCACCCgccacctccctgcccacccccccacctcagcTAACTAAGCCCCTGCCTAtacctcacttaatcctcccCACAGTCCTGGGAGGCAAGTATTGAAATGCCCTGAGTCTCCAAGAAGCAAAGAGCCTCCTCCAATTCTCAGACCCAGTGCTGGATGTTGAGCCCAGCTATCTGACTCCAGACCCAGCCCCTGCTGGCCTCCAGGGCCCATTGCTGACAGCCCTGCTCTGCTTATCCCCTCCAGCTCTATGACATGTACtctggaatcatgcaatatttgccAGGAAGACACAATCGCATCTATTACTTGGTAGAGGAGCTCAAGGACTTCATTGCATCTAGGGTCAAGATCAACGAAGCATCCCTTGATCCTCAAAACCCACGGGACTTTATCGACTGCTTCCTCATCAAGATGCACCAGGtacctcctctcctttcccaacCCTTTCCTCTCATGGCCTCAACCCCTAGCATCTGCAACCTTAAACTCTTCTGTAAACATGTTGGTGACAAAAGAGCAAGCATTCTTTCACAtggtttacttttatttatagaCGAGATATAGAAACTATAAAGGCATAAACTCTTAAACTCTTAAACTTTGAATCAAAAAATTCTAGGAACATGGAAACTTAAATTCTTAACACCTTTCTAATCATGTGTGCCAGAGACTTACAACTGTAGAAAAGTAGGATGAATCTTCTACTTAGAATCTGAGGAGCTTAGACATTTATAGTCtaaatttttgagttttttacTCAAAAGCTTTTTATATTTCCAGACTTTAAACTCCAACTTTAGTGGGAgaggctgtagctcagtggtagagtgcatgctttgcatacacaaggtcctgggttcaatccccagtacctcctctaaaaataaataagtaaacctaattacctttccccccgaataaaaaatttaaaaagtaaactccAAGTTTAGAGCGTAAAGCCTTGGAGATGTGGAGGGGAGaatatagcttaagtggtagagcacatgcttagcgtgcaggaggGTTCAAtcccctaattacctcaccccacaaaaaatttttttaaagtcttggaGATATAAAAATTTAGAAGCTTAGTATCTCTGTATCATAGAGTCTCacaattttagaaatttagaaaattgtatttttctatatttcttatttctgcaaaatttgtattttatagacCCTCTGTACTTAGCAGTTTAAAATTATGTCCCCTAATATTCtagaactttcttttctttttttttttttttaattgaagttcagtcagttacagtgcatcagtttctggtgcacagcacactgtcccagtcatgcacatacatacatatattcattttcatattcttttttgtaaaagttattgcaagatattgaacacaattccctgtgctatacagaagaaacttttctaGAACTTTCAATTCCGTCAAGGCAATCTCTACTTTCttctcccccatcctccccatTTTTCACTATACTCCAACTACACTGGCTTCCTCTTTGTTGTTCCTCTGGCACACCAGGAgcacttctgcctcagggcctttgctctggcTGTTTCTTCTCCCACATACTCACCTAGTTTTCCCATCTGTTGTGTTTTCCCTAAGGCCTACCCTCTACACAGAGAGAACATAAGGTAAAGACAGAGGAGGGTGTTTCTCTTCATTATCCTTCTCATTTTCAGGATAAAAGTAATCCCCACACGGAATTCAACCTCAAGAACTTGGTCCTCACCACTCTCAACCTCTTCTTCGCCGGCACCGAGACTGTGAGCTCTACACTGCGCTATGGAATGCTGCTAATGATGAAGCATCCTGAGGTGGAAGGTGAGTGTGCACCTGAGCTGCTTACCTGGTAACTCTCATTCCCAATGGGAAAGAAGACATAATCTTGAAAATTTACACCCCACAGCTTTAGACTCTTCACAATTTGGAATCTCAGGATCTCTGGCTTGGCAGGCCATTTAATTTAATCTTGTGCTTGGTGCCTGTATTGGCTTCTTacggctgctataacaaattaccagagACTTAGTATCTCAttgcttccattgtcacatctccttctctgactctgaccctcctgcctccttcttataCAGACACTTGTGAGTACATTTAAAGCCAACCTGGATTATCctggataatcttcccatctcaaaatccttaactgaattatatctgcaaagtgcCCTTGGTCATGTagcattcacaggttccagggattaagagGTGGATATCTCTGATGGCCATTATTTAGCCAAGCTGGAGTGCCAGAATCAAATAGAATCCATCTCCAATAAATTGCCATCTGGTCTAGTTGGGTAACTCCAGTAAATGAGGAACTCATTACTCGCTTAAGGAAAATCCCCAATTTTGGCCCCTCTCCCTTCTAAGGCAGTTGAAAACAAGCCAACAAATTTCTCTTGTTACAGATGATGGGAGAGACTTAACTTGTTTCCACTCCAGCTCATCTAGTCTTTCCTTCACTGAGTTGTCTTTTACTAACCTAAATCATCAGATATTTAAAGGATGCCTTCTGTGTGCTAAGCACTGACCTAGCTACTTGCACACTGGATTTTATGTAAAGTTTCATAACTCTATGAGCTTATTAGacattttgaagatgaagaaatggaggttcAGAAGGTAAAGTCATTTTTCGCAAGATCATTCATCTGGGAAGTGCAGAGAGGAGTAAGTGCACCAGTAGTGTTCTTAGTCACTGTCACATAATTGCTGTCATTGGCTTCAGTCCTGTCTTCGTTATCGATCGTGCCTCTTTCCCATCCTGAAAGCCCAGCTGGGACCAGGACACTGTCCTCACCATCAGCCTTCCGTGGTTCCTCAGGGTTTTCAAGATAAACATCAAACGTCCCAGCTAACATTCAAGTCTCTGGGTTGCGTGTCTCCCAATGGTCTGATGAGGATTTATTAGCCCCACTAACATGGCAAGTGTTAAGAATTAAGAGACAATCCAAACACACATGGCCTGCTCCCTCAGGGTCCACAGGTGCTAAAGGTAAAATCCCATGGCCCAACCCTGGCCTCCAAAAACATCTCCTCTGTCATTGTCTGTTATGTTTTCTGGTCTCTTCCAGCCAAGATCCATGAAGAGATTGACCAGGTGATTGGACCGCACCGGATCCCAAGTGTAGATGACCGGGTCAAGATGCCCTACACAGACGCCGTGATCCATGAGATACAGAGACTGACAGACATCGTGCCCATGGGTGTCCCCCATAATGTCATCCGGGACACTCATTTCCGAGGCTACCTTCTGCCCAAGGTGGGGCTGCACCTTCATTgtcacccctccttcccctgtaTCCTTCTCTTCTCCTGGTTCCCTACTGTACTCCACACTTCACACTCCAGCACTGATTTCTCCTAACTGCCCCCATCTTCACCCCAGGGCACTGatgtgttccctctgcttggctCGGTCCTCAAAGACCCCAAATACTTCCGCTACCCAGACTGCCTTCTATCCCCAACACTTCCTGGATGAGCAGGGCCGCTTCAAGAAGAATGAAGCCTTTGTGCCTTTTTCTTCTGGTAGGTGTTTATGATCTGAGtttccctacccccaccccaggaacaTGCTAGAAATGTCCTCCAACCATTGATCTGTATTTGACATTCAGGTGTGAATGGGAAATTCAGTGCTATTTCATAGAATCATAAAATCCTAGAATCCCAGAATCCCAGAATGCCAGAATCATGGAATATTAGAACCACTGACTCTGATCATTAGAAGAATAGCACTAAACAGAGCTCGGCAAACTTTTTCTAAGGACcaaatggaatatattttaagttttgctgGTCATATGGTCTCTGTCTGAACTATGCAGTCTGAATTACTCACCGCCATTGTACTACAAAAGCAACCATAGACATTCGTAAATAAATGAGCATGTCTGTGATGCCATAAAAACTATAGatactaaaatttgaattttgtttaattttcgcATGTTACAAAAGCTTatgtttcttctgatttttttcaaccacttaaaaatgttcaaagagtCTTAGTTTGCAGGCAGGACAAAAACAGACAGCAGGGAGGATCTGCCCAATGAACAGTAGCTTTGTGACTCATAATATCTTGGAACAATTGTATTTTAAGTATAAGCCACTTTGAATCTGGAGTCAGTGCAGTGATTAGGAAACAGGACCCCACTTCACCATTTACAAACGGTGGGGCCATGGTTGAGTtgcttcagctgtaaaatggagattaatcTCTCCAAACCATTAGAAAGGTGACTGACAAAcagtaaacacttttttttatcaCCATGTCTGGCATCCAGAAGGCGTTTCGAAAACCTTTAAGAACTTGAACAGTCTTCAAATTCGCAGATCCTTTAGAACCATTCCATCTTAGAATCTGATGGAATTCAAGCCATCAGGGAAGTCGTTTCCATGTACTGAGCCCCATAAGTGGCAGTTCTTAGCAGAACACCAACTGTAGAAATTCACTGTATCTTTATAATAACCCTAAACAGTGGCTATTATCCCGATCCCAGAGATGCTGAGGAAAGAGCTGAGGCTCGGAGGCGTGGTGAGGCCAGAGCACTCCCCATGCCCCCATTATCCGGTGCAGGTGTaaccctccctcccgccctcccctgTGCCCACAGGAAAGCGCATCTGCCTGGGTGAGGCCATGGCTCGCATGGAACTCTTTCTCTACTTCACCTCCATCCTTCAGAACTTCTCCCTACGCTCGCTGGTGCCACCCGCTGACATCGATATCACCCCCAAGGTCTCGGGCTTTGGCAACATCCCTCCGACCTATGAGCTCTGCCTCATGGCCCGCTGAGCGCCCCTACTGGGCGCAGAAGGAATCGCTGGAAGGAATCTGCCCACGTGCACAGGCGCACCCATCTCCTCTCCCTAAACTCACACAACAGCCCTAAGAAAAGGCACTCTTACACTGTCATGGGACCACAGGTCAGCAGGGGTCACCCCAAAATATAGAGCTGTCTATCTTCTCTACATCCAATAGAAAAGCAATGTCTCGTCCAAGACTTTGGCAAAAGCTTGCAGATTTTTACGTTCATTTGTCCACCTCCAGTTAGGTTTCTGTCTGTACCAAATTCTTGTTGTAGATTCCATGTCTGTATGTTGTTCCCTTGTCTTTTCACTGATAATGACCAAAATCCGAGTCACAATGCTTTCTCTTTGATTCTCATATTCACCACTCTCAAAAAGGCAGCAAAGAGCTCAAGACTGCTGCGAATAGTAAGTTTATGGCGTATTTGTGTGACATCAGTAAGCACTGCAACAAAAGCAAAGTcataaaatagtcttttcaactcCTTTATCTTTACCTGATCCTTTCCTCCTGCTCATCACCAGGGGTTTCCCACCGGTTGGGCCTTCCTTGTAACACCTCCACCACCTTGCTGGGCTCAttgcctcttcctccccttcatcTCACTTTCTAAACCTGGTTTCCTGGTTGTTCTTATCAGAACTCCCAGTTCCAAACACTCTCCCATCCATTCTGAGGCATAGTTAAATCGCCCACAGCGCTGTCATTCCATTTCTAAACTCCTTCAACTTGCTCAGCTGATTAAAGCCCTCCttcctgtttattttattcaatgaatgtttttcaaataccCAACATGTGTGGGCACGCTCTTCAGGTGAACAAGAGAGACGAAACTCCTGCCCTcgtggaacttacattctagtggggaagaTAGACCACGaagaatcaatcaatcaatgatACAGTGCATTAGAAAAACAAAGTAGGGAGACGGGATAGGGAATTccagaactggaatttgaaattgGTGGCATGGGTGGTTTCACAAGGCAGTGAGGAGCGAGCTGTGCAGATATCCGGGAAGGGAGTGTTCCTGGCAGAACAATtaaaagagcagagagaagaggggaatagctcagtgatagagcacgtgcttagcatgcacaaggtcctgggttcaatcctcagtacctccattaatttttttaaaagaagagcagAATTGTAAGACAAGGCTGTGTGTGCACTCAAGAATCCACAGGGAGAGATGTGTGGctgaagtggaggaggaaggaagagtgtAGGTGTAAATGAGATGAGCGCAGAGGGTTAAAGGGCCAGATTGTGTGGGATCCTTGTGGGCCTTGGTGAGGACTTGAGTGCAATGGAGGTTGGTGAACATAGGGTGACGTGTATTGACATGTTTTTAAAGGCTCACACAAGCTGTTGTATGATGAATAAACTGAGGGACTGAGAACAAAAGCAAGGACCAATTAGGAAGCTTCAACAAGCAGTGATGTTGGCTCAGCAGAACCCTGATGCCTGAAGATGATTGATTAGCTCTCAAAATGAGTGGGAATTCTGGAAAACCAGGCTAAGAATATGATTGGGGGGAAAAGAGTTGTGCCTGGAGAACATTAGCCAAGATAATGGGCAGAACCACCCAACTAGGggctgctgccaccactgccaccccaCCCAACCCCCGGGGAATTAACACTACTGTCTTGGAAGCCTTGACCCATCGTAGCCACTGTGGACGACTTCCTAACTGCCCCTGCATTTTTGTGTCACTTCCTCAAGCCAGGTTCAAAGTTCCCAGCAGGATGGACCCAGTTAGCCCAGCCATTATTCGATGTTAAAACTTTAGGGCTCAGAGTGTGGTGAGGAAGAAGTCATGGCACCCCTTCAGCTGCTGTGGTGGGAGGCAAAGCCTTTCCCCTGATGAGGAGTCACTCAACAGGGGCTTTTCCAAAACTGGAAGGGAATTTTGAGACTGGGTATGTGATAAACAACAAATGCTATGAGGGACAAAATGTGTGTTGGGTCTTCtgggaagcagaggctcagacagagctgggagggtGTCCTTTTACTGGGGGGTAATGTGTGTGAAGGATGGAAGAGGATGGGTCAGGAAAAGTCTTCAGACCAGGATACAGATCTGATACccatgaaaggaaagaagggaggaagaaaaattgGGCAGTGAGAGACTTGGAAAGATAGCTGACTCACAGCCCCATCTGAAGTGAAGACTGCTATTAGGCATGTCGCACATTGGGCTAGAAATGGTCAAGCCTTGTCTCCGATTCCTCTTAGTTACCGGAAGGACGTGGATGCTGCTGCAAGATGAGGCTGTCAGCTGACGGCACTCCTGAGGCTGAATGGCAAGTTCTCCCTTGAAGGGAGATCTTAGCAGCACATCCCTGTGCCTGCCACCGTCACAAACATATATCAGTAAAGCTTTTTGTGAACATAGCGCATCAGAGTTACAGGCACCACTCTAAGTCCAGTAGTCATCTAGCATGCTTAGCTGTGAA
This region of Camelus ferus isolate YT-003-E chromosome 9, BCGSAC_Cfer_1.0, whole genome shotgun sequence genomic DNA includes:
- the LOC102507195 gene encoding LOW QUALITY PROTEIN: cytochrome P450 2G1 (The sequence of the model RefSeq protein was modified relative to this genomic sequence to represent the inferred CDS: deleted 1 base in 1 codon) — translated: MELGGAFTIFLALCLSCLLILIAWKRISKGGKLPPGPTPIPFLGNLLQVRTDATFQSFMKLREKYGPVFTVYMGPRPVVVLCGHEAVKEALVDRADEFSGRGELASIERNFQGYGVALANGERWRILRRFSLTILRDFGMGKRSIEERIQEEAGFLLEELRKTKGTPIEPTFFLSRTVSNVISSVVFGSRFDYEDKQFLKLLQMINESFIEMSTPWAQLYDMYSGIMQYLPGRHNRIYYLVEELKDFIASRVKINEASLDPQNPRDFIDCFLIKMHQDKSNPHTEFNLKNLVLTTLNLFFAGTETVSSTLRYGMLLMMKHPEVEAKIHEEIDQVIGPHRIPSVDDRVKMPYTDAVIHEIQRLTDIVPMGVPHNVIRDTHFRGYLLPKGTDVFPLLGSVLKDPKYFRYPDAFYPQHFLDEQGRFKKNEAFVPFSSGKRICLGEAMARMELFLYFTSILQNFSLRSLVPPADIDITPKVSGFGNIPPTYELCLMAR